The region GGTCGGGTGTACGAGTTTAGGACGAATGACAGGTTTTACTCCAAAGACGGCAAAGATTATTTAAATTGGGGCTGGTCTGCCCTGTATGACAGGTACCGGGAAATGAACGGGGTAAATGTACCAACGGTGGTGCGAGCCGTGTGGCATATGCCCGGTGGGCGGGACTACACGTATTTCAGAGCCGGAATAAAGGAAATAACGGATCAAGCGGAATAGTTGTGGGGTAGCTCTTCTCAGGCATAGATGTTGGCTAGTCGGAAGAGGAAAAACGTTGTATCTCTGACTCCCCTGAAGGTGGCTCTGAAGGCTTTTACCTTAGCATTGAAGGATTCGGCCGAGGCATTGGTGCTGCGGTTATTGAAGAAATTGAGGATGTGCTCATAATGATTCTGTACCGACCGGGCCACCGTGCGAAAGGAGTCTATACCGGAGGCCTCCACTTCATTGTACCAGATGGCCAGGCGCTTGAATGCCTGCTGCTTGCTTTTGCAATAGGTAAAGATCTGGCCCAGCTCCATGGCCAGGTCATAGGCCCTGCCCAGCAGCGGATACCTGTAGAAGAGCATATCGGCTCTTTCCTTTTGGGAGGCGCTCCATCTGCTTCGGTGCTTGAAGAGCAGGTAGCGGCTGCGGGCCAGCAGCTGCTTCAACGTGTCCCCGTTAGATAGTACTTCCGCGTCAAAACGCTGCCTGCTCCTTTTCGCCTGCTCTAACCGCTGGTTTTCCTCATCCAGGGCTTGCCAGCGGTACTTGATACGAAGCTCCTGCACCGCTTCATAAGCCAGCTTCTGGACATGGAAACGGTCAATGACCCGGCAAGCTTTGGGAAAGCAGCCTCTCACAGCCTTGGCCATGTCCAGGGTCACCTCCCGGACTTTGGCTCTGGCCGTCTGGGGTATGCCTTCCAGCACTGTGATAATGTCTTCTGCCTGTGTGCCCCTGACCATCGCCACCAGCGCGCCTTTTCTGCCTTTAGCGGCTTTGTTGGTCAGGATGGTGTAGAGCTCTCCATTGGAGAGGGCTGTCTCATCAATGCTCAGCTCTTGGCCAACGTTCTGGGGAAAGCGCATCCAGTCGGAGGCGTGCTCCCGCTGCTCCCATTGGTGAAAGTGGCTGATGTGCTCCTTGTACTGCTCCTGGAGCTGTTTGCCGTCCAGGTGGAAGTAGCTGGCCAGTTG is a window of Pontibacter kalidii DNA encoding:
- a CDS encoding ISAon1 family transposase, whose translation is MDNTPVSCRQLASYFHLDGKQLQEQYKEHISHFHQWEQREHASDWMRFPQNVGQELSIDETALSNGELYTILTNKAAKGRKGALVAMVRGTQAEDIITVLEGIPQTARAKVREVTLDMAKAVRGCFPKACRVIDRFHVQKLAYEAVQELRIKYRWQALDEENQRLEQAKRSRQRFDAEVLSNGDTLKQLLARSRYLLFKHRSRWSASQKERADMLFYRYPLLGRAYDLAMELGQIFTYCKSKQQAFKRLAIWYNEVEASGIDSFRTVARSVQNHYEHILNFFNNRSTNASAESFNAKVKAFRATFRGVRDTTFFLFRLANIYA